In the Pirellulales bacterium genome, one interval contains:
- a CDS encoding inositol monophosphatase produces the protein MSDYLKTCERAARAGGQVLLDWIGRFQAREKAPADLVTEADFASQDEIRRILLTTFPGHAFLGEEGRPIDPEDAEYRWLVDPLDGTTNYVHQIPHYCVSIALEHRGRLVCGAVFDPVSRECFTAELGHGALLNGRPISVSQTTDIAHAVVVVSFPPRVLPKSRELAEFERVIARCQAVRRTGSAALNLCYVAAGRFDAYWGGHTQAWDVAAGALMLQEAGGVITNPDGGPLDIYRPRFVATGTRELHSQMMNLVGEERT, from the coding sequence ATGTCTGACTACTTAAAGACTTGCGAACGGGCAGCTCGGGCAGGAGGCCAGGTGTTGCTCGATTGGATTGGGCGATTTCAAGCCCGCGAAAAGGCTCCGGCCGACCTGGTAACCGAGGCCGATTTCGCCTCGCAAGATGAAATTCGCCGCATTTTGCTGACGACCTTTCCCGGCCACGCTTTCTTGGGAGAAGAAGGGCGACCGATAGACCCAGAGGATGCCGAGTATCGCTGGCTGGTCGATCCGCTGGACGGCACGACCAATTATGTCCACCAGATACCGCATTATTGCGTTTCGATCGCATTGGAGCATCGTGGGCGGCTAGTTTGCGGTGCGGTCTTCGACCCCGTTTCGCGCGAATGTTTCACGGCCGAATTGGGGCACGGGGCGCTTCTCAACGGCCGGCCAATATCCGTCAGCCAAACCACAGATATCGCCCACGCCGTCGTCGTCGTCAGTTTTCCGCCCCGAGTATTGCCAAAATCTCGAGAATTGGCTGAATTCGAGCGAGTTATTGCCCGCTGCCAAGCGGTGCGCCGTACCGGCTCGGCAGCCCTCAATTTGTGTTATGTGGCAGCCGGACGATTCGATGCCTACTGGGGCGGTCACACACAAGCCTGGGACGTGGCCGCAGGGGCGTTGATGCTTCAGGAAGCAGGTGGGGTCATTACGAACCCTGACGGCGGCCCGCTCGACATCTACCGGCCGCGATTCGTGGCCACCGGCACCCGTGAATTGCACTCTCAGATGATGAATCTCGTTGGGGAAGAGCGTACCTGA
- a CDS encoding metallophosphoesterase, protein MSQRPFRFLHAADLHLDDPVAGLADIPPHLVDLLVDCPLAAARRVFDAAIEQHVDFVVLAGDIVDLNRAASRELTFLVEQFERLAQKNMAVYWAGGAIDSADWPPNYSLPGNVMHASRLHVQRHRHTIDGQPICELVGRSHDRHGSPMAREFAGSSDDLFSIAVVHAKFAAGLGDLGIEYWALGGLHGPTTLHQSAQSLSHYPGSPQGRNANEAGAHLCTLVQVDEQRQVRLSPIATDVIRWESPVLALDVAADRTKLERALHDRTAQMIAESGGATLLIEWRVSCDGAIFNDLRRGKLTAELLGALRREFGNHSPAAWTVAIQPELPPGLPIRGENEETLRGDYLRAIAELLHDKPMTDSHSIHLDADSLLSEDNAAWQLPQLNHLAAALAAPAPRRRVLQQAVWLGTDLLSPEESAR, encoded by the coding sequence ATGTCGCAGCGGCCGTTTCGCTTTCTCCATGCTGCCGATCTGCATCTGGATGATCCGGTAGCAGGCTTGGCCGACATTCCGCCGCACCTTGTCGATTTGCTCGTCGATTGCCCGTTGGCGGCCGCTCGGCGAGTGTTTGATGCGGCGATTGAGCAGCACGTTGATTTTGTCGTACTGGCCGGCGATATCGTCGACTTGAATCGCGCGGCGTCGCGCGAATTGACTTTCCTGGTTGAGCAATTCGAGCGACTGGCCCAGAAAAACATGGCCGTTTACTGGGCGGGCGGAGCAATTGATTCCGCCGATTGGCCGCCGAATTATTCGCTTCCTGGAAATGTGATGCACGCATCCCGGCTGCACGTTCAGCGACACCGCCACACGATCGACGGCCAGCCGATTTGCGAACTCGTTGGCCGCAGCCATGATCGGCATGGTTCACCAATGGCGCGCGAATTCGCCGGCTCGAGCGACGATCTGTTTTCGATCGCCGTGGTTCATGCCAAATTTGCCGCAGGCCTGGGTGATTTGGGAATTGAATATTGGGCGCTCGGCGGTTTGCACGGCCCCACGACCTTGCATCAATCGGCCCAATCACTCTCGCACTATCCAGGCTCGCCTCAAGGGCGCAATGCGAATGAAGCCGGCGCACATCTATGTACTCTCGTGCAGGTCGATGAGCAGCGTCAAGTTCGACTGTCGCCGATCGCCACCGACGTGATCCGCTGGGAATCGCCGGTCCTCGCGCTCGACGTCGCAGCCGATCGCACCAAATTGGAACGCGCACTGCACGATCGCACAGCACAAATGATCGCTGAATCTGGCGGAGCGACGCTGCTCATTGAATGGCGAGTTTCGTGCGATGGCGCTATTTTCAACGATCTGCGCCGCGGAAAGCTTACGGCAGAATTGCTTGGGGCGCTGCGGCGGGAGTTTGGAAATCACTCGCCGGCAGCTTGGACCGTGGCCATTCAGCCGGAACTTCCCCCCGGATTGCCGATTCGAGGAGAGAATGAAGAGACTCTTCGAGGCGATTATCTAAGAGCGATTGCAGAGCTATTGCACGACAAGCCTATGACCGATAGTCATTCCATCCACCTGGATGCCGATTCGCTACTGTCCGAAGACAACGCTGCCTGGCAACTTCCGCAGCTCAATCATCTAGCCGCCGCATTAGCTGCTCCCGCTCCGCGCCGGCGTGTCTTGCAGCAGGCCGTCTGGCTGGGAACCGATTTGCTAAGCCCCGAGGAGTCCGCACGATGA